One window from the genome of Salvelinus namaycush isolate Seneca chromosome 19, SaNama_1.0, whole genome shotgun sequence encodes:
- the LOC120063769 gene encoding gamma-crystallin M2-like, with protein sequence MPNMNSRIVFYEDRNFMGRSHECSTDCPDMYSFLSRCHSCKVEGGCFMLYDRPNYMGNQYFMRRGEYADYHMMGMANGMRSCRMIPMHRGSYRMKIYERESFGGQSHEIMEDCDNIMDRYRMSSCMSCNIQDGHWLMYEMPHFRGRMMFMRPGEYRHFSMGMGSMGGMGGMGGMRFQSMRRINESWY encoded by the coding sequence ATGCCCAACATGAACAGCAGGATAGTCTTCTACGAGGACAGGAACTTCATGGGCCGCTCCCATGAGTGCAGCACCGACTGCCCTGACATGTACTCCTTCCTGAGCCGCTGCCACTCCTGCAAGGTTGAGGGTGGCTGCTTCATGCTGTATGACCGCCCCAACTACATGGGAAACCAGTACTTCATGAGGAGGGGAGAGTACGCTGACTACCACATGATGGGAATGGCCAATGGTATGAGATCCTGCCGCATGATCCCAATGCACAGGGGATCTTACAGGATGAAGATCTACGAGAGAGAGAGCTTCGGCGGTCAGAGCCACGAGATCATGGAGGACTGTGACAACATCATGGATCGTTACCGCATGTCCAGCTGTATGTCCTGCAACATCCAGGACGGCCACTGGCTCATGTATGAGATGCCCCACTTCAGAGGCAGGATGATGTTCATGAGGCCTGGAGAGTACAGGCACTTCAGCATGGGTATGGGAAGCATGGGTGGCATGGGCGGCATGGGTGGCATGAGGTTCCAGAGCATGAGGCGTATCAACGAGTCCTGGTACTAG